A genomic stretch from Tribolium castaneum strain GA2 chromosome 6, icTriCast1.1, whole genome shotgun sequence includes:
- the LOC662311 gene encoding uncharacterized protein LOC662311, whose translation MRKVIIAAFLVVCICAYPSPNNEVDVAFEEIIFRNIPNIKKQLSNKPITISDEEWKDIIDICKPSQPGDSTDDNVNACIDKLFSIVDGFIAKNFDPLPLKDMHAGFNYTLIITYHGELDLTNGKLLGFSSLHRTDDATYNYDLLAQTATIAVGFGFDQLGFTYDYSAKIMNLGPIGGLEGSVTDLGMNLELEFDFKNKALTLEDFSITDSGKITFKFTGHAIVDFSTV comes from the exons ATGAGAAAAGTAATCATTGCAGCTTTCTTGGTGGTCTGCATTTGCGCTTATCCATCTCCGAACAACGAAGTCGATGTTGCCTTTGAAGAAATCATCTTCAGAAATATCccaaatatcaaaaaacaaCTCTCTAACAAACCCATCACAATTTCCGACGAAGAATGGAAAGATATTATCGACATCTGCAAACCCAGCCA ACCTGGTGATAGTACCGATGACAACGTAAATGCTTGCATCGATAAATTATTTAGCATTGTTGATGGGTTTATTGCCAAAAACTTCGATCCATTACCTCTCAAAGACATGCATGCAGGATTCAATTAT ACCCTGATTATAACCTACCATGGAGAGCTGGACTTAACTAATGGCAAATTGCTGGGTTTTTCGTCACTCCATCGTACTGACGATGCCACGTACAACTATGATCTACTCGCTCAAACAGCCACTATTGCGGTTGGATTTGGTTTTGACCAACTTGGA TTCACATATGACTACAGTGCAAAAATCATGAATCTGGGGCCCATTGGAGGACTTGAGGGCAGTGTGACTGATCTTGGCATGAATTTGGAACTTGAGTTcgatttcaaaaacaaagcttTGACTTTGGAAGATTTCAGCATTACTGATTCTGG
- the LOC662271 gene encoding uncharacterized protein LOC662271, with amino-acid sequence MRKVILAAFLVVCVCAYPSPNKEVDVAFEEIIFRNIPNIRKQLSNKPITISDEEWKDIIDICKPSQPSDGIQDNVNACIDKLFSIVDGFIAQNFDPLPLKDMHAGFNYTLIITYHGELDLTNGKLLGFSTLHRTDDAKFDFNIFNLTATVGVGFGFDQLGFTYDYSAKIMNLGPKGGLEGSVTDLAMNLEVGFDFKNKALTLKDFSITNSGNITFKFTGHAIVDWLLNCLTKLITKLMKGLILEVMEDVVGGAIDALIDAINNYWHKTPLLYDVSEYHKYPIVKFNVA; translated from the exons ATGAGAAAAGTAATCCTTGCAGCTTTCTTGGTAGTCTGTGTTTGCGCTTATCCATCTCCGAACAAGGAAGTCGATGTTGCCTTTGAAGAAATCATCTTCAGAAATATCCCAAATATCAGAAAACAACTCTCCAACAAACCCATCACAATTTCCGACGAAGAATGGAAAGATATTATCGACATCTGCAAACCCAGCCA ACCTAGTGATGGTATCCAAGACAACGTAAATGCTTGCATCGATAAATTGTTTAGCATTGTTGATGGATTTATTGCCCAAAATTTCGATCCATTGCCTCTCAAAGACATGCATGCAGGATTCAATTAC ACCCTGATTATAACCTACCATGGAGAGCTGGATCTGACCAATGGTAAATTGCTGGGTTTTTCGACACTACATCGTACTGACGATGCAAAGTTCgactttaatattttcaaccTAACTGCAACTGTTGGAGTAGGATTCGGTTTTGACCAACTTGGA TTTACCTATGACTACAGTGCAAAAATTATGAACCTGGGGCCCAAAGGAGGACTTGAGGGCAGTGTGACCGATCTTGCAATGAATCTAGAAGTTGGGTTCGATTTCAAAAACAAGGCTTTGACTTTGAAAGATTTCAGCATCACTAATTCTGG AAATATTACGTTTAAATTCACTGGACACGCAATCGTCGACTGGCTGCTCAACTGTTTGACCAAACTGATCACAAAATTAATGAAAGGCTTGATTTTGGAAGTGATGGAAGATGTTGTTGGAGGTGCCATAGATGCACTTATTGACGCAATTAACAACTACTGGCACAAAACTCCTCTACTCTATGACGTCTCAGAATACCACAAATATCCCATTGTCAAATTTAATGTCgcttaa